In the Corynebacterium kroppenstedtii genome, one interval contains:
- the pheA gene encoding prephenate dehydratase: MPVVAFLGPSGTFTEMAMLEVAGRGWCDTPPTTTRAGVTRTGTSEAEDAGPESTGAEATAPIDAHGHCIVPLPVDSPRHAVDAVIHGRADWACVAIESSVEGPVTRTFDALAGAHPLQIYREIAIPIAFSILVRPDTRPQDITTWSAHPVARPQVTSWIDHHLPPTADFVAARSNAAAAEMVARGEVDAAAAPARAGQLYGLHSLADSVADVAGAQTRFVLVGKPGKSTAHTGRDRTSVVFNVRNEPGALARTLTVVSSNGVDLTRIESRPTRKALGEYRFYMDMSGHISDPHVATALQHLHRTVQVLRFLGSWPMDDGPHVSTAAGQATTSDTVTRSDTVAAASNMNPAQPSTATTATPAEWFTAQEWVAHRAEGIAPETDVLW, translated from the coding sequence ATCCCCGTCGTCGCATTCCTTGGACCGTCAGGAACGTTTACGGAAATGGCCATGCTGGAAGTCGCAGGCCGTGGTTGGTGTGATACGCCACCCACGACCACTAGAGCCGGGGTTACTCGGACGGGAACGAGCGAGGCCGAAGATGCTGGGCCAGAATCCACCGGTGCAGAAGCCACCGCTCCCATCGATGCACATGGTCACTGCATAGTTCCGCTCCCGGTCGATTCACCTCGACATGCTGTTGACGCTGTTATTCACGGTCGCGCCGATTGGGCCTGCGTCGCCATCGAAAGCTCAGTAGAAGGCCCTGTCACCAGGACTTTCGATGCGCTGGCAGGTGCGCACCCGCTGCAGATCTACCGTGAAATCGCCATCCCGATCGCCTTCTCTATCCTCGTCCGGCCGGACACCCGGCCCCAAGACATCACTACTTGGAGTGCACACCCCGTTGCTCGTCCCCAGGTGACGTCGTGGATTGACCACCACCTCCCCCCAACGGCCGATTTCGTTGCCGCCCGATCCAACGCCGCAGCTGCAGAGATGGTCGCTCGAGGTGAGGTTGATGCTGCCGCAGCGCCTGCCCGCGCTGGGCAGCTGTACGGTTTGCACTCCTTAGCCGATAGTGTTGCCGACGTTGCCGGTGCGCAGACTCGCTTCGTGTTAGTGGGTAAACCGGGCAAATCCACAGCTCACACGGGTCGTGACCGCACATCGGTCGTCTTTAACGTCCGCAATGAGCCGGGCGCGCTGGCTCGTACGCTGACGGTGGTGTCGTCGAATGGCGTGGATTTGACTCGTATTGAGTCTCGCCCCACGCGGAAAGCGTTGGGAGAATACCGCTTTTATATGGATATGAGCGGGCATATCTCTGATCCACATGTGGCGACGGCCTTGCAGCATTTGCACAGGACGGTCCAGGTGCTGCGCTTCCTCGGGTCATGGCCGATGGACGACGGGCCCCACGTGTCGACGGCTGCGGGCCAAGCGACGACGTCCGATACGGTGACCAGGTCCGATACGGTGGCCGCAGCGTCGAACATGAACCCGGCTCAACCGTCGACGGCAACGACGGCAACACCCGCCGAGTGGTTCACCGCGCAGGAGTGGGTTGCCCATCGGGCGGAAGGAATCGCCCCGGAGACAGATGTCCTGTGGTAA